One Novosphingobium sp. G106 DNA segment encodes these proteins:
- a CDS encoding SDR family NAD(P)-dependent oxidoreductase codes for MSGTSEGWIDLSGKLALVTGAAAGIGRASARAIAAAGAMTVVLDRDESGAAATVDAIEASGGKAIARTLDVTDEAAWRGLGSWLEAGWGKVDVLVNSAGIARFDRVDESIAKTYREVFAVNVDGTLFGMTMALRFMRAAGKGAIVNISSTASLKGNPAMASYGASKAAVSHFTRSAALECNRAGSDIRVNAVLPGFTETAMAQAVYDQFDEKLGGRDKTLAVFASGRPAQPEEIADLVLFLASDRASFISGSTISIDRAQGA; via the coding sequence ATGAGTGGAACTTCTGAAGGCTGGATCGACCTTTCCGGCAAGCTTGCATTGGTGACGGGCGCCGCGGCCGGCATAGGCCGTGCCTCAGCCAGAGCAATTGCTGCAGCCGGCGCCATGACCGTCGTGCTAGACCGCGACGAGAGCGGTGCTGCCGCGACCGTGGATGCGATCGAAGCCTCTGGAGGCAAAGCGATTGCACGCACGCTCGACGTGACCGACGAGGCCGCCTGGCGGGGGCTTGGCAGCTGGCTGGAAGCAGGGTGGGGCAAGGTAGATGTCCTGGTCAACAGCGCCGGCATCGCCCGATTCGACCGCGTCGACGAGAGCATCGCCAAAACATACCGCGAAGTTTTCGCGGTAAATGTCGATGGTACCCTGTTTGGCATGACCATGGCCCTGCGTTTCATGCGCGCGGCGGGCAAAGGCGCGATCGTCAACATTTCCTCGACCGCTTCGCTCAAGGGCAACCCGGCGATGGCTTCCTATGGCGCGAGCAAGGCCGCTGTTTCGCACTTCACGCGAAGCGCCGCGCTCGAATGCAACCGGGCGGGCAGCGACATCCGCGTCAATGCCGTCCTGCCGGGCTTTACCGAAACCGCGATGGCCCAGGCGGTCTACGATCAGTTCGACGAGAAGCTGGGCGGGCGCGACAAGACTCTGGCCGTATTCGCCAGCGGCCGGCCCGCGCAGCCCGAGGAAATCGCCGACCTCGTACTTTTCCTCGCATCCGACCGCGCCAGCTTCATATCCGGCTCCACCATCTCGATCGATCGCGCCCAGGGCGCTTGA
- a CDS encoding thiolase family protein yields MSDVYIVGADMIAFGRYPDRTYYQLGAEASLKALDDAGLSIKDIGAVYASSCFNAQSMLGQKVLKEIGQTGVPCINVSNACASGATAVREAFIGIKSGIYDAVLVVGSEKNPRGMLGGAPHDGPPPEGLFGSESMPAVFAEAGMVHAAAYGTTIEQFAKVAVKNHQHATMNPKAAYRKETPLDEVLASEMIAWPLTKLMCSANVDGAAALVLVSEKKARELGMSRAVRIRASMLTSDPYEPRNPVMFDANSVTRLAAAKAYEMAGLGPQDLDVVELHDCFATAEILHYENLGLCGEGEAGRLIDSGDTALGGRIPVNVSGGLLSKGHPIGATGVANIVEIVEHLRGEAGARQVSGAKIGLSHVLGFGAAAGVHILEKA; encoded by the coding sequence ATGAGCGACGTCTATATCGTCGGCGCCGACATGATCGCCTTCGGGCGCTATCCCGACCGGACCTACTACCAGCTCGGCGCCGAGGCTTCGCTGAAGGCGCTCGACGACGCCGGGCTGTCGATCAAGGACATCGGTGCGGTCTATGCCTCGTCATGCTTCAATGCGCAGTCGATGCTTGGGCAAAAAGTGCTCAAGGAGATAGGCCAGACCGGCGTGCCCTGCATCAACGTCTCGAATGCCTGCGCCTCGGGCGCGACCGCGGTGCGCGAGGCGTTTATCGGCATCAAGAGCGGGATCTATGACGCCGTGCTCGTGGTCGGTTCGGAAAAGAACCCGCGCGGCATGCTGGGCGGTGCGCCGCACGACGGCCCGCCGCCCGAAGGCCTGTTCGGTTCGGAATCGATGCCCGCGGTCTTCGCCGAGGCGGGCATGGTCCACGCCGCCGCCTATGGCACGACGATCGAGCAGTTCGCGAAAGTGGCGGTCAAGAACCACCAGCACGCGACGATGAATCCCAAGGCGGCCTATCGCAAGGAGACGCCGCTCGACGAAGTGCTCGCGAGCGAGATGATCGCCTGGCCGCTGACCAAGCTGATGTGCTCGGCCAACGTCGACGGGGCTGCGGCGCTCGTCCTCGTGTCTGAGAAAAAGGCGCGAGAGCTCGGCATGAGCCGCGCGGTGCGCATCCGCGCCTCGATGCTGACTTCGGATCCCTACGAGCCGCGCAACCCGGTGATGTTCGACGCCAATTCGGTGACGCGTCTCGCCGCAGCCAAGGCCTACGAGATGGCGGGGCTGGGACCGCAGGACCTCGATGTCGTCGAACTCCACGACTGTTTCGCCACGGCGGAAATCCTGCACTACGAGAATCTCGGCCTCTGCGGCGAGGGTGAAGCGGGCCGACTGATCGACAGCGGCGACACCGCGCTCGGGGGACGAATTCCAGTCAACGTCTCGGGTGGGCTGCTCTCCAAGGGTCACCCGATCGGTGCGACCGGCGTCGCCAACATTGTCGAGATCGTCGAGCATCTGCGCGGCGAAGCGGGAGCGCGCCAAGTGTCGGGCGCAAAGATTGGCCTGTCTCACGTCCTCGGCTTCGGTGCCGCTGCCGGCGTTCATATACTCGAGAAAGCATAG
- a CDS encoding Zn-ribbon domain-containing OB-fold protein — translation MTTDSLVMPKPATGVIRIGADGRPWIEGFRCGDCGAAFTEQTMACRRCASRNAPEAFRAVDTGKLYSWSVVHRSYPGVAVPFVSAIVDLEDGLTLKGTLRGVDADAVRQGMPVALVFDDAGGARDKDGVPYVGFHFIPRGDA, via the coding sequence TTGACGACAGACAGCTTGGTGATGCCGAAACCTGCGACCGGCGTGATCCGCATCGGCGCCGATGGGCGCCCATGGATCGAAGGGTTTCGCTGCGGTGACTGCGGCGCGGCCTTCACCGAGCAGACTATGGCCTGTCGTCGCTGCGCCAGTCGCAATGCGCCGGAGGCATTTCGCGCGGTGGACACCGGCAAGCTTTACAGCTGGTCGGTGGTCCATCGCAGCTATCCGGGCGTTGCCGTGCCGTTCGTTTCGGCGATCGTCGATCTCGAGGATGGACTGACGCTCAAGGGCACCCTGCGCGGCGTCGATGCGGATGCCGTGCGGCAGGGAATGCCGGTCGCGCTGGTGTTCGACGACGCCGGCGGCGCGCGTGACAAAGACGGCGTGCCTTACGTCGGCTTCCACTTCATACCGCGAGGAGATGCTTGA
- a CDS encoding NAD(P)/FAD-dependent oxidoreductase, with amino-acid sequence MTSNPDPQSLKDLVASEPQLLDAHLAALDPVPLLLVYTHLSGDESLLEKFRPHIKGAWSFEVDIPQALQAELREKAIATFKDYAENDRPLPPAPDADRLQRMCDTAVGQHVPSEYLPMVVEELNFAKTDAKSVQWRKSVPEEVLERYHVLVIGSGYSGLAMAIKLKEAGIPFTVIEKNDDVGGTWYENTYPGVAVDTPNHFYSYSFRTSSDWDHYFAQGPEIISYIRTVYREADIADHMRFEQEVVRAVWDEAGQIWVVTIRRKDGSVYEMKVNVLVSGTGLLNRPSIPPIPGLEDFKGPKFHSARWDHSVDLTGKRVVQIGTGASGMQLGPQIAPKVGHLTIFQRSPHWARKNPLLFAEVSEGLKWGLEHVPFYTKWWRFQLLYATSDGMLPHLRRDPNWPEPETSLNAFNKDIREQLISEMRAELNGDEELLAKVTPSFPPYGKRMLRDSKWFSTLTRDNVELVTGTVQKVTSTGAIDKDGIEHPADVIILATGFKAQTPLFPMEIVGTDGSLRDKWGDDDPRAHLGITVPDFPNLFILYGPGTNGGHGGSAVFNSECQVRYTMLALRELIEREATSLDVRREPFDAYQAEFDAEHEQLVWSHPGVTNWYRNKAGRVVTNNPWRLSRYRNMTANFDPEEYHIKTEKVPA; translated from the coding sequence ATGACAAGCAATCCCGACCCGCAATCCCTGAAAGATCTCGTCGCCAGCGAGCCGCAGCTTCTGGACGCGCATCTCGCTGCGCTCGATCCGGTACCGCTGCTGCTGGTCTACACCCATCTTTCCGGCGACGAGTCGCTGCTCGAGAAGTTTCGCCCGCACATCAAGGGCGCCTGGAGCTTCGAGGTCGACATCCCCCAAGCGCTTCAAGCCGAACTGCGCGAAAAGGCGATTGCGACGTTCAAGGACTACGCGGAGAATGATCGCCCGTTGCCGCCGGCGCCAGACGCCGACCGGCTGCAGCGCATGTGCGACACCGCTGTGGGCCAGCATGTCCCGTCTGAATACCTGCCGATGGTCGTCGAAGAGCTCAACTTCGCGAAGACCGACGCCAAGTCAGTCCAGTGGCGTAAATCGGTCCCGGAAGAGGTGCTGGAGCGGTACCACGTGCTGGTAATCGGTTCGGGCTATTCGGGGCTGGCGATGGCGATCAAGCTCAAGGAAGCGGGCATCCCGTTCACTGTCATCGAGAAGAACGACGATGTCGGCGGCACCTGGTACGAGAACACCTATCCGGGCGTCGCGGTCGACACCCCCAACCACTTCTATTCCTATTCCTTTCGCACCTCATCCGACTGGGACCACTATTTCGCGCAAGGCCCGGAGATCATCAGCTACATCCGCACCGTCTACCGGGAAGCGGACATCGCCGATCACATGCGCTTCGAGCAGGAAGTCGTGCGCGCGGTCTGGGACGAAGCTGGCCAGATCTGGGTCGTCACGATCCGCCGCAAGGACGGCAGTGTCTACGAGATGAAAGTCAACGTGCTGGTCAGCGGCACGGGCCTACTCAACCGGCCGTCGATTCCGCCGATCCCGGGCCTCGAGGACTTCAAGGGACCCAAGTTCCACTCGGCCCGCTGGGACCACTCCGTCGACCTGACGGGAAAGCGCGTCGTCCAGATCGGCACGGGCGCGAGCGGCATGCAGCTCGGCCCCCAGATCGCCCCCAAGGTTGGCCACCTGACCATCTTCCAGCGCTCACCGCATTGGGCCCGCAAGAACCCGCTGCTCTTCGCCGAAGTAAGTGAAGGCCTCAAATGGGGGCTCGAGCACGTCCCGTTCTACACGAAGTGGTGGCGCTTCCAGCTGCTTTACGCGACTTCGGACGGCATGCTGCCGCACCTGCGCCGGGACCCGAACTGGCCCGAGCCCGAGACATCGCTCAACGCCTTCAACAAGGACATCCGCGAACAGCTGATCTCCGAAATGCGCGCCGAACTGAACGGCGACGAGGAACTGCTCGCCAAGGTCACGCCGAGCTTCCCGCCTTATGGCAAGCGCATGCTGCGTGACAGCAAGTGGTTCTCCACGCTGACCCGCGACAATGTCGAGCTCGTTACGGGGACCGTGCAGAAGGTCACCTCGACCGGTGCGATCGACAAGGACGGCATCGAGCATCCGGCCGACGTCATCATTCTGGCGACGGGGTTCAAGGCCCAGACGCCGCTCTTCCCGATGGAGATCGTAGGTACCGACGGATCGCTGCGCGACAAATGGGGCGACGACGATCCGCGCGCCCATCTTGGGATCACCGTCCCTGACTTCCCCAACCTGTTCATCCTCTACGGTCCCGGCACCAACGGAGGCCACGGCGGCAGCGCGGTGTTCAATTCAGAGTGCCAGGTTCGCTACACGATGCTGGCCCTGCGTGAACTGATCGAGCGCGAGGCGACGAGCCTCGATGTTCGGCGCGAACCATTCGACGCCTACCAGGCCGAGTTCGATGCCGAGCATGAGCAGCTCGTCTGGTCGCATCCCGGCGTCACCAACTGGTATCGCAACAAGGCGGGCCGCGTCGTGACCAACAATCCCTGGCGGCTCTCGCGCTACCGCAACATGACCGCGAACTTCGACCCCGAGGAATACCACATCAAGACGGAGAAGGTGCCGGCATGA
- a CDS encoding acetate--CoA ligase family protein, producing the protein MSLDSLLSPRSIAVVGASDNAKRIGGVPVDLLKRAGFERLYPVNPKNETVQGLTAYKDIEDVPEVVDLVVVALSAEATLPYLERCHALGIPAAIVFASGYAETGEAEGAAKQAELVAFAGRTGMKVAGPNCMGNANFSDSIFTTFGQSFQPGEPAGNTALVTQSGNMCATVFRIARRAGVTFSQVINTGNEASVELSDYLEWLADDPNTTSALCYIEELRDGPKFLAAAAKFRAAGKLLAVYKVGTSEKGAEATRSHTAALAGDSAAYDAAFSRAGVARAGKLSELADLAYLHTLGDKIAGSNCAILSISGAAGAILADALTLGGAEVPTLPADVQAALTAQIPGHSMVSNPIDMTGNMVNSNDFLSECIRLALSPDDIDVLLLYTPGAFLTGALDQVEAAAAASSKAIIVIDTFALADQTRLAEHGIGYFEDFDQAACAVAAYGKWKSATGKVTANFAPTASWPAFPAGRNALSETEGKEALAAFGVPVVHDALVQGVEEARAAADKIGYPLVAKLVSPDVAHKTEHGLIRLGLSDADAVAQAFRQMMAKAQSMSGVHIEGVTLEPMLQGGVEILAGVTRDPVFGWMLTVGLGGVWTELMQDACHSLLPVDASEAAAMLRSLKGFKLLDGYRGAPKADVAAASRAIAALGQAVLAGGERLREVEINPLLVLPQGKGAVAVDALVLLNAAAEEEELA; encoded by the coding sequence ATGAGCCTCGATTCCCTGCTCAGCCCGCGCTCGATCGCGGTCGTTGGCGCGTCGGACAATGCCAAGCGCATCGGCGGCGTGCCGGTGGACCTGCTGAAGCGCGCCGGCTTCGAGCGTCTCTATCCGGTTAACCCCAAGAATGAGACAGTTCAGGGCCTGACCGCGTACAAGGACATCGAGGACGTGCCCGAAGTGGTCGATCTCGTCGTGGTCGCGCTCTCGGCCGAGGCCACCCTCCCCTATCTCGAGCGCTGCCACGCGCTCGGTATTCCTGCCGCCATCGTTTTTGCCTCGGGCTATGCCGAGACAGGCGAGGCCGAAGGTGCCGCCAAACAGGCGGAACTGGTCGCATTCGCCGGGCGTACGGGCATGAAGGTTGCTGGCCCTAACTGCATGGGCAACGCCAATTTCTCGGACTCTATTTTCACCACTTTCGGCCAGTCGTTCCAGCCGGGCGAACCGGCAGGCAACACCGCGCTTGTTACCCAGAGTGGCAACATGTGCGCGACGGTGTTCCGCATTGCCCGGCGCGCAGGCGTAACTTTCAGCCAGGTGATCAACACGGGCAACGAGGCCAGTGTCGAGCTCAGCGACTACCTCGAATGGCTGGCGGACGATCCCAACACGACGTCGGCGCTTTGCTACATCGAAGAGCTCCGCGACGGGCCCAAGTTTCTCGCAGCCGCAGCCAAGTTCCGGGCCGCAGGAAAGTTGCTCGCAGTCTACAAGGTGGGAACGAGCGAGAAAGGCGCGGAAGCAACCCGCTCGCACACAGCCGCGCTCGCCGGAGACAGCGCCGCCTACGATGCTGCCTTCTCGCGTGCCGGCGTGGCACGCGCCGGCAAGTTATCGGAGCTCGCAGACCTCGCCTACCTGCACACCCTGGGAGACAAAATCGCGGGCAGCAATTGCGCGATCCTGTCGATCTCGGGGGCCGCGGGAGCAATTCTCGCAGACGCGCTGACGCTGGGCGGGGCAGAAGTGCCGACGTTACCTGCAGATGTACAGGCGGCTCTCACCGCGCAGATCCCCGGCCATTCGATGGTCTCGAACCCGATCGACATGACCGGCAACATGGTCAACTCGAACGACTTCCTCAGCGAATGCATTCGCCTGGCGCTCAGCCCCGATGATATCGACGTGCTGCTGCTCTATACCCCGGGCGCGTTCCTGACGGGCGCCCTCGACCAGGTCGAGGCCGCTGCGGCCGCGAGCAGCAAGGCGATCATCGTCATCGACACCTTCGCATTGGCCGATCAGACCCGGCTTGCAGAACACGGCATCGGCTACTTCGAAGATTTCGACCAGGCCGCCTGCGCCGTCGCGGCCTATGGCAAATGGAAGAGCGCGACAGGAAAGGTGACCGCCAATTTCGCGCCGACCGCCAGCTGGCCCGCCTTCCCCGCGGGTCGCAACGCATTATCCGAAACCGAAGGCAAAGAAGCGCTCGCCGCGTTCGGCGTGCCCGTCGTACATGACGCGCTGGTCCAAGGTGTCGAAGAGGCCCGCGCCGCCGCTGACAAGATCGGCTATCCCCTGGTGGCCAAGCTGGTCAGCCCCGACGTCGCGCACAAGACCGAGCATGGGCTCATCCGTCTTGGCCTGAGCGACGCCGATGCGGTGGCCCAAGCTTTCCGGCAGATGATGGCCAAGGCCCAGTCCATGTCCGGTGTCCATATCGAGGGCGTGACGCTCGAACCCATGCTCCAGGGCGGGGTCGAGATCCTCGCCGGCGTCACCCGTGATCCGGTTTTCGGCTGGATGCTCACGGTCGGCCTCGGCGGCGTCTGGACCGAGCTGATGCAGGACGCCTGCCATTCACTGCTGCCGGTGGATGCGAGCGAGGCAGCGGCGATGCTGCGAAGCCTGAAGGGCTTCAAGTTGCTCGACGGCTACCGCGGGGCCCCCAAGGCCGATGTCGCAGCGGCATCCCGGGCTATTGCCGCGCTGGGCCAGGCCGTTCTCGCGGGCGGTGAGCGCCTGCGCGAAGTGGAGATCAATCCGCTGCTGGTCCTTCCGCAAGGAAAAGGCGCCGTTGCGGTCGATGCGCTGGTGTTGCTGAATGCCGCAGCGGAAGAGGAGGAACTGGCATGA
- a CDS encoding enoyl-CoA hydratase, protein MSDDLVTPQKVDIVYETEEPVLYEAADGVALITMNRPQFNNAQNGQMTYALDDAFRRATNDDAVRCIVLAGNGKHFSAGHDIGTPGRDLHKDFDNRHLIPGHVNKPAAELLYTREQEQYLGMCRRWRDIPKPTIAMVQGACIAGGLMLAWVCDLIVASEDAFFQDPVNPLMGIPGVEYFAHAYELPPRVAKEFLLLGERMKAQRACDFGMVNKVVPREELRAATEAWAAKLAGQGRLGNWLTKQAVNHVEELRGKRAAMDAVFHMHHFAHAQNDLVTGSSIGGVSGKAAAAANKKAAGE, encoded by the coding sequence ATGAGCGACGACTTGGTGACCCCGCAGAAGGTCGACATCGTCTACGAGACCGAGGAACCCGTGCTCTATGAGGCCGCGGACGGCGTGGCCTTGATCACGATGAACCGGCCGCAGTTCAACAACGCCCAGAACGGGCAGATGACCTATGCGCTCGACGATGCTTTCCGCAGGGCCACGAACGACGACGCTGTGCGCTGCATCGTCCTCGCCGGCAACGGCAAGCATTTCTCGGCAGGCCACGACATCGGCACGCCGGGACGCGACCTGCATAAGGATTTCGACAACCGCCACCTGATCCCGGGCCACGTCAACAAGCCGGCGGCCGAACTGCTCTACACGCGCGAGCAGGAGCAGTACCTCGGCATGTGCCGCCGCTGGCGCGACATTCCCAAGCCGACCATTGCGATGGTGCAAGGTGCGTGCATCGCCGGCGGCCTGATGCTGGCCTGGGTCTGCGACCTGATCGTCGCGAGCGAGGACGCGTTCTTCCAGGACCCGGTGAACCCGTTGATGGGCATCCCCGGCGTCGAATACTTCGCCCACGCCTACGAACTGCCGCCACGCGTCGCGAAGGAGTTCCTGCTGCTGGGCGAGCGCATGAAAGCCCAGCGGGCCTGCGATTTCGGCATGGTCAACAAGGTGGTCCCGCGCGAGGAACTGCGCGCCGCGACCGAGGCCTGGGCGGCCAAGCTTGCCGGCCAGGGGCGTCTCGGCAACTGGCTGACCAAGCAGGCGGTCAACCACGTCGAGGAACTGCGCGGCAAGCGCGCGGCGATGGATGCAGTGTTCCACATGCATCATTTCGCCCATGCCCAGAACGATCTTGTCACCGGCAGTTCGATCGGCGGTGTGAGCGGCAAGGCTGCGGCGGCGGCGAACAAGAAGGCGGCTGGGGAGTGA
- a CDS encoding acyl-CoA dehydrogenase family protein: MNLEYTAEQRAFRLEVRAWMEANVPKERLPSFDLTREGFEAHRDWERKLSDGRWGMVTWPEELGGRGLDLIRWLIFEEEYYRAEAPVRVNQNGIFLLGPTMMEYGTEEQKARFLPRMAAGDDIWAQAWSEPGAGSDLAGVRSTCTRDGDHYVLNGQKIWSTRAVYADWAFGLFREPGSERHKGMSLILFPLDAPGVTRRPIERMDGEKVFAEIFLDNVRVPVADRLGGEGAGWKVCMATAGFERGLLLRSPARYQQAAKRLIGLYDRHKSELPASMAERVAQSWMDADAYALAIYAMCSRLAAGGTIGPESSTNKIFWSELDMSLSQTALDILGPRAELTEGDPERWLDYYIFALAGPIYAGSNEIQRNIIAERMLGLPKG, translated from the coding sequence GTGAACCTCGAATATACCGCCGAACAGCGCGCGTTCCGCCTGGAAGTGCGGGCGTGGATGGAAGCGAACGTCCCGAAGGAACGCCTGCCCTCGTTCGACCTGACGCGCGAAGGCTTCGAGGCGCACCGCGACTGGGAGCGTAAGCTGAGCGATGGCCGCTGGGGCATGGTCACTTGGCCCGAGGAACTGGGCGGCCGCGGGCTCGATCTGATCCGCTGGCTGATCTTCGAGGAGGAATATTACCGCGCCGAAGCGCCCGTGCGGGTAAACCAGAATGGCATCTTCCTGCTTGGCCCGACCATGATGGAATACGGAACCGAGGAGCAGAAGGCCCGCTTCCTGCCCCGCATGGCGGCTGGCGACGATATTTGGGCGCAGGCCTGGTCCGAGCCAGGCGCAGGCAGCGATCTTGCCGGAGTGCGATCGACCTGTACGCGTGATGGCGATCACTATGTGCTCAATGGCCAGAAGATCTGGTCGACCCGGGCCGTCTATGCCGACTGGGCCTTCGGCCTGTTCCGTGAGCCGGGCAGCGAGCGGCACAAGGGCATGAGCCTGATCCTGTTCCCGCTCGACGCGCCCGGGGTCACTCGCCGCCCAATCGAGCGGATGGACGGCGAGAAGGTCTTCGCCGAGATTTTCCTCGACAACGTGCGCGTCCCGGTAGCCGACCGGCTCGGCGGCGAAGGCGCAGGCTGGAAGGTCTGCATGGCGACCGCCGGCTTCGAGCGCGGGCTGCTGCTGCGCTCGCCGGCGCGCTACCAGCAGGCGGCCAAGCGGCTGATCGGCCTTTACGACCGCCACAAGAGCGAGTTGCCAGCCTCGATGGCGGAACGCGTTGCGCAAAGCTGGATGGACGCCGATGCCTATGCGCTGGCGATTTACGCGATGTGCTCACGCTTGGCCGCAGGCGGGACGATCGGGCCTGAAAGCTCGACCAACAAGATCTTCTGGTCCGAACTCGACATGTCGCTGTCGCAGACCGCGCTCGACATTCTGGGACCGCGCGCGGAACTGACCGAAGGCGATCCCGAACGCTGGCTCGACTACTACATCTTCGCGCTCGCCGGACCGATCTATGCCGGTTCGAACGAGATCCAACGCAACATCATCGCCGAGCGCATGCTCGGACTGCCGAAAGGCTGA
- a CDS encoding acyl-CoA dehydrogenase has product MHFAFTEDQVAITEAAREMLAESCTPADLRRLLASGEVRDKHRWQTIVDMGLLGICVPEDKGGLGLGLIDLISIAEAAGYVALPEPLIDQAGIVAPLLADLDDDKGWLERVMAGAIVAIGHPANPFITDADSAEALLLVHGDDLHLVEPSAVTLTRLESFDPLRRLFEAKWQPSAATLVGKGRDDAAQRGSVLAGAQMLGLAQRCVDLAVVYAKDRQQFGKPIGSYQAVKHLIANAQVKIEFARPVVQAAAAELPLGNLAAKARAAHAKLAAADAADLAARTAVQVHGAMGMTWEVDVHFFLKRILALKTAWGTAMEHRAKVIERMTSEPTGPAFTFASEGGG; this is encoded by the coding sequence ATGCATTTCGCCTTCACCGAAGACCAGGTCGCGATCACCGAAGCCGCGCGCGAGATGCTGGCCGAAAGCTGCACGCCCGCCGATCTTCGCCGACTGCTGGCGAGCGGCGAGGTGCGGGACAAGCATCGCTGGCAGACCATAGTCGACATGGGCCTGCTCGGCATCTGCGTGCCCGAGGACAAGGGCGGCCTTGGCCTCGGCTTGATCGACCTCATCAGTATCGCGGAGGCCGCCGGCTACGTCGCCCTCCCCGAACCGCTGATCGACCAAGCAGGGATCGTGGCACCGCTTCTCGCGGACCTCGATGACGACAAAGGCTGGCTGGAGCGCGTAATGGCTGGCGCCATCGTCGCCATCGGCCATCCCGCCAATCCCTTTATAACGGATGCGGACAGTGCCGAGGCTCTCCTGCTCGTTCACGGCGACGACCTTCATCTCGTTGAGCCAAGCGCTGTCACGCTTACACGCCTGGAAAGCTTCGATCCCCTGCGCCGCTTGTTCGAAGCGAAGTGGCAGCCTTCGGCCGCTACCCTCGTTGGCAAGGGTCGGGACGACGCAGCGCAGCGCGGTTCGGTCCTGGCTGGCGCTCAGATGCTCGGACTCGCCCAGCGCTGCGTCGACTTGGCCGTGGTTTATGCAAAGGACCGGCAGCAATTCGGCAAGCCGATCGGCTCCTACCAGGCGGTGAAGCACCTCATCGCTAACGCGCAGGTTAAGATCGAGTTCGCCCGACCTGTCGTTCAGGCCGCCGCGGCCGAACTGCCGCTCGGCAACCTCGCCGCCAAGGCCCGCGCCGCCCACGCTAAGCTCGCCGCGGCCGATGCCGCCGATCTGGCCGCACGCACCGCGGTGCAGGTCCACGGCGCCATGGGCATGACCTGGGAAGTCGACGTCCACTTCTTTCTCAAGCGCATCCTCGCTTTAAAAACCGCCTGGGGAACGGCGATGGAGCATCGCGCCAAGGTGATTGAACGGATGACCTCCGAACCAACCGGCCCAGCTTTCACCTTTGCTAGCGAGGGCGGCGGATAG
- a CDS encoding LLM class F420-dependent oxidoreductase, with protein sequence MTNQVAAARLGLIGIWSMELRDGDPSEVVDAAAELDELGYGTLWIPGAMGGGLLSDTSRLLSATSNATIATGILNIWMHDAREVAAWWRDLPEHHRSRFLLGLGVSHGATIGDAYRKPLSAMTEYLENLSGEGFPSEDICLAALGPKMLELARDRTAGAHPYLVTPEHTATARAVLGTGPFLAPEQGVVLESDPQRARDIARPFVKGYGQLENYANSWRRLGFSEEDIATTSDRLVDALFAWGDENRIAERINAHFAAGADHVCLQVVGPRPGVADIGALRPAWRSLAKALI encoded by the coding sequence ATGACAAACCAGGTCGCAGCCGCTCGGCTCGGACTTATCGGCATATGGTCCATGGAACTGCGCGACGGTGATCCGAGCGAGGTCGTGGACGCGGCAGCTGAACTTGATGAGCTTGGCTACGGAACGCTGTGGATTCCGGGCGCCATGGGGGGAGGCCTGCTCAGCGATACCAGTCGCCTGCTATCCGCGACGAGTAACGCAACCATTGCCACGGGCATTTTGAATATCTGGATGCATGACGCCCGCGAAGTCGCAGCTTGGTGGCGTGATCTGCCCGAGCACCATCGCTCGCGTTTCCTTTTGGGCCTAGGCGTCAGCCACGGCGCAACGATCGGTGACGCCTATCGCAAACCTCTAAGCGCCATGACCGAATATCTGGAGAACCTGTCGGGCGAAGGTTTTCCATCCGAGGACATCTGTCTTGCCGCCCTGGGACCCAAAATGCTCGAACTGGCGCGGGACAGAACTGCAGGCGCGCATCCTTACCTCGTAACCCCGGAACACACTGCCACAGCCCGCGCCGTGCTGGGAACAGGTCCATTCCTGGCGCCCGAACAGGGCGTCGTGCTGGAAAGCGATCCGCAGCGTGCCCGAGACATCGCGCGCCCTTTTGTCAAAGGCTATGGGCAGCTCGAAAATTACGCGAACAGTTGGCGGCGTCTGGGCTTTTCCGAGGAAGATATCGCCACCACGAGTGACCGGCTTGTCGACGCCCTATTCGCCTGGGGCGACGAGAACCGGATTGCCGAACGGATCAACGCCCATTTTGCCGCAGGTGCCGATCATGTCTGCCTTCAGGTCGTCGGCCCTCGTCCCGGCGTTGCCGACATCGGCGCTCTGCGACCCGCCTGGCGAAGCCTCGCGAAGGCCCTGATCTAA